One Tunturibacter gelidoferens genomic region harbors:
- a CDS encoding prolyl oligopeptidase family serine peptidase, which produces MPLNGLRPKPVTEVLHGVTVVDHYRWLEDRNSAPTEEWIADQQLQHDAYFAEACPADEIRSRVNRYLNVETIDQPAKIGDNYFYRRREKNQEQPCIWVRAVGADRERVLVDPSAQGPFASVAIHRISDDGSLLAYSLKHGGERNETIHIMDVATGNVFEDQLQAGYPRGFVFDSDNAGFCYCHESPTQMRDRSPHEIRHHILGHSSHTDLPIFCADRTYRSRLVLISDNQNLGAVCLRERGTDLKIDFYRTLRSKDVQWKRIFDDKEPAYGPFLRNGRTFVHSLHGAPNGRIVELNEDGSEGQIVVPEWKTQIRNLRFVRDSVYVTYISELEELIHVWTLGGHFLGTMEAMKDGSFALLPAYSGVSDTLFCSYESFTQPPAILEYKSETRHYIASAQRTAAASSDRYHIERISYPSLDGTRIPISLLTLGDIDARVAKPTILTAYGGFGTCTTPRFSALVTIMLELGAVFAVSNIRGGGEFGEPWHTAARGRNRQIAFDDFICAAEWLCARGVTTPRRLAIFGGSNSGLLVGTAMTQRPDLFKAVLSLSPILDMLRYESFGDANKWAGEYGTTADAADFAALYGYSPYHHVRDDVNYPAALFVCGDKDMQCDPTHVRKMAARLQDRISQTNPIVVDYSPERGHSPVMPLSTRIEALTRRIRFLCTELDIEIPIGGSI; this is translated from the coding sequence ATGCCATTGAACGGTCTCAGACCGAAACCAGTAACAGAGGTCCTCCATGGCGTTACTGTCGTCGATCATTACCGCTGGCTCGAAGATCGCAACTCTGCCCCAACCGAAGAGTGGATTGCCGATCAGCAACTTCAACATGATGCTTATTTCGCCGAAGCTTGCCCGGCTGACGAAATACGCTCTCGAGTCAATAGGTATCTGAACGTCGAAACCATAGATCAGCCTGCAAAGATCGGCGACAACTACTTCTATCGCCGCCGGGAAAAGAACCAAGAACAACCCTGTATCTGGGTTCGGGCAGTAGGGGCTGACAGAGAACGGGTTTTGGTTGATCCATCAGCACAGGGACCGTTCGCATCTGTAGCAATTCACCGCATCTCAGACGATGGCTCGTTGTTGGCGTACTCACTCAAGCATGGTGGCGAGCGGAACGAAACGATCCACATTATGGATGTCGCAACGGGAAATGTCTTTGAAGATCAGTTGCAGGCGGGATACCCCCGCGGGTTCGTCTTTGACTCCGACAATGCGGGCTTTTGCTACTGCCATGAATCACCGACGCAAATGCGAGATCGGTCTCCCCATGAGATCAGACATCATATTTTGGGGCATTCCAGTCACACAGACCTGCCAATCTTTTGTGCGGACCGTACGTATCGCAGTAGGTTAGTGCTGATCTCGGATAACCAGAATCTGGGGGCCGTTTGCCTTCGGGAACGGGGAACTGATTTGAAGATAGATTTCTATCGCACGTTGCGATCTAAAGATGTGCAATGGAAGAGAATCTTCGATGACAAGGAGCCCGCTTATGGGCCTTTCTTGAGAAATGGACGTACCTTCGTTCACTCGCTCCATGGTGCGCCAAACGGCCGGATCGTTGAGTTGAATGAGGACGGAAGCGAAGGCCAGATTGTCGTTCCCGAGTGGAAGACACAGATTCGCAATCTGCGTTTCGTCAGAGACTCAGTCTATGTCACATATATCTCCGAGCTGGAAGAGCTGATCCATGTCTGGACGTTGGGAGGCCATTTCTTGGGCACCATGGAAGCCATGAAAGACGGCTCCTTTGCTCTTTTGCCCGCGTATTCCGGGGTGAGTGATACCTTGTTCTGTTCGTACGAATCCTTTACGCAGCCTCCCGCGATCTTGGAGTACAAGAGCGAAACACGTCATTACATTGCCTCAGCACAGCGCACAGCTGCTGCATCTAGCGATCGATATCATATTGAGAGGATTTCGTATCCCTCTCTCGATGGAACACGCATACCAATATCCCTTCTCACGCTGGGCGACATAGACGCGAGAGTTGCCAAGCCGACGATTCTTACAGCCTACGGAGGATTTGGAACGTGCACCACACCGCGATTTTCTGCTTTGGTCACGATCATGCTCGAACTTGGCGCGGTATTTGCGGTATCAAATATCCGTGGCGGCGGCGAGTTCGGAGAACCCTGGCATACCGCGGCCCGTGGACGTAATCGCCAAATAGCGTTCGATGATTTCATTTGTGCCGCCGAGTGGCTTTGCGCGCGGGGCGTAACAACTCCTCGGAGGCTCGCTATCTTCGGTGGGTCGAACTCCGGCCTTCTTGTAGGGACTGCCATGACGCAAAGGCCCGATCTTTTCAAGGCCGTGCTGTCCCTCTCGCCCATTCTTGACATGTTACGTTATGAGTCATTTGGTGACGCCAATAAATGGGCTGGAGAATACGGCACGACTGCAGATGCAGCAGACTTCGCCGCACTTTATGGCTATTCTCCCTACCATCACGTCCGTGATGACGTGAACTATCCCGCGGCACTATTTGTTTGTGGCGATAAAGACATGCAGTGCGATCCAACACACGTCCGAAAAATGGCC
- a CDS encoding phosphotransferase, translated as MMTFSNQLDDQERYRVILVMPFSRMVLAERHGKALRLPRINIPKWTRPAERLNEAVQAKWNIKSVIIDILSKEESTVPCAVAEVSRHSCISFANGFITVPVDDFDRQELTATEHLTVRSILAGNRRGGRPFSRLGWIDEAQHWIRESVRHHVVEFSEDILQLNASANFALVRFGTQEGPAYWLKATGMPNRHEYAVTTTLAEYFPDSLPPMVAAREDWNAWVTEEAGQPLCNCLTQRVLQEAIRALAKLQRQSTFRVGQLLAVGCFDGRIPVLRTHLSELIDYLEESMEQQTSLNVPRLHRNRLRELGSILHDACSEMHELGIPDSLILNDVNLGNILFDGSRCVFIDWAEACVGNPFLTCQQLFVGAVRSNGEACTWIHQLKAFYKAQWPDTACEAKLDRAFALAPLLTIVSYLYGRGDWLQSPRRYDLHFQSYSRSLARHMDRAAQAPELMEGLCH; from the coding sequence ATGATGACGTTCTCTAATCAACTCGACGACCAGGAACGATATCGGGTCATACTTGTCATGCCATTCTCACGAATGGTATTAGCAGAGCGTCACGGCAAAGCTCTCCGATTGCCCCGCATCAACATTCCCAAGTGGACAAGACCCGCTGAGCGGCTCAACGAAGCGGTCCAGGCGAAGTGGAATATCAAATCGGTCATCATCGACATCCTTTCAAAAGAGGAGTCAACGGTTCCATGCGCAGTGGCCGAAGTTAGCAGGCATAGCTGTATATCGTTCGCCAATGGATTCATAACGGTGCCGGTCGATGACTTTGACCGCCAGGAACTGACGGCAACGGAGCATCTCACAGTGCGAAGCATCCTTGCGGGCAACAGGCGAGGCGGCAGACCCTTTTCGAGGCTCGGGTGGATTGATGAAGCGCAGCATTGGATCCGGGAGAGCGTGCGCCATCATGTAGTCGAATTTAGCGAGGACATCCTGCAACTCAATGCTTCAGCTAACTTCGCACTCGTTCGCTTTGGCACCCAAGAGGGTCCAGCTTATTGGCTGAAAGCAACAGGTATGCCAAACAGGCACGAGTATGCGGTCACGACGACGCTCGCCGAATACTTCCCAGATTCTCTCCCCCCGATGGTGGCAGCACGCGAGGATTGGAATGCCTGGGTGACGGAGGAGGCAGGGCAGCCACTTTGCAACTGCTTGACGCAACGCGTACTCCAAGAAGCCATACGTGCTTTGGCAAAATTGCAGAGGCAAAGCACATTTCGGGTGGGTCAATTGCTCGCCGTGGGCTGCTTCGACGGCAGAATCCCAGTTCTCCGGACACATCTGAGTGAGTTGATTGACTATCTCGAAGAGTCGATGGAACAACAGACTTCCTTGAACGTTCCTCGTCTTCACCGAAATCGGCTGAGAGAGCTAGGCAGCATTCTCCACGACGCTTGCTCGGAGATGCACGAGCTGGGCATTCCTGACTCCCTCATTCTCAATGACGTCAATCTCGGCAACATCCTCTTCGACGGTTCGCGGTGCGTCTTTATCGATTGGGCCGAGGCCTGTGTGGGGAACCCGTTCTTGACCTGTCAACAACTATTCGTGGGGGCCGTGAGGTCCAATGGAGAGGCCTGTACCTGGATTCATCAGCTGAAAGCCTTTTATAAGGCGCAATGGCCTGATACCGCATGCGAAGCGAAGCTCGATAGAGCTTTCGCACTTGCTCCTCTTCTTACGATCGTCTCATATCTCTATGGAAGAGGAGACTGGCTCCAGTCGCCCCGCCGGTATGACCTTCACTTTCAGAGCTACAGCCGTAGCCTTGCGCGACACATGGATCGTGCGGCGCAAGCACCGGAACTCATGGAGGGGCTATGCCATTGA
- a CDS encoding PqqD family protein → MSSFASHLRFIVNQDGAVILDIPRNQMVTLNATGGYIWDKLQRGKAVEEIVRELSMETNTDPHIVERDVDAFLEQLMSKHLLHD, encoded by the coding sequence ATGTCTTCATTCGCATCCCATCTTCGCTTCATTGTCAATCAAGACGGAGCAGTCATTCTCGATATCCCCCGTAACCAGATGGTGACGCTGAATGCTACAGGCGGCTATATCTGGGACAAGCTTCAACGAGGCAAGGCCGTCGAGGAGATTGTTCGAGAGCTCTCCATGGAGACCAACACTGACCCTCACATTGTGGAACGGGACGTAGATGCATTCCTCGAGCAGTTGATGTCGAAACATCTCTTGCATGACTGA
- a CDS encoding helix-turn-helix domain-containing protein, protein MEIIYLPSYEMKEVREEIERCKPKLILCGAGTFLEVLASQQMAYPSRLRENASRISADTANHPIARREMKLLAMLARGQTNDDIANALFLSSRTVKRILSDLFERLGVTNRTELASRVAELSLLEGRSIDRVTDSGA, encoded by the coding sequence ATGGAAATCATCTACCTCCCTAGCTACGAAATGAAGGAGGTGCGGGAGGAGATTGAACGATGCAAGCCCAAGCTCATCCTCTGTGGTGCCGGTACATTCCTAGAGGTACTCGCCTCACAACAAATGGCCTACCCTTCTCGTCTGAGAGAAAATGCTTCTCGCATTTCCGCTGACACGGCCAACCATCCGATTGCGCGGCGAGAGATGAAATTATTGGCAATGCTGGCAAGAGGTCAGACGAACGATGACATTGCGAATGCGTTGTTTCTCAGTTCCCGAACCGTAAAGCGAATTCTGAGCGATCTCTTCGAGCGGTTGGGGGTGACCAATCGCACCGAACTGGCAAGCCGGGTAGCTGAGCTGTCTCTTCTTGAAGGACGAAGCATCGACAGAGTAACTGACAGCGGCGCATAG
- a CDS encoding sigma-54 interaction domain-containing protein, which translates to MQELNLALQSGLAVIQRNKFEQMIGASSAFQRTLNRVEQVASTDATVLITGETGTGKELIAQAIHKKSKRGRMVFRSINCAAIPATLMATELFGHERGAFTGAYRQRIGQFELASGGTLFLDEIAEISIEMQAMLLRVLEDHRFERLGGGKSILSDVRVIAATNRDLQGAMRAGELRPDLFYRLNGFPIEVAPLRERRDDIQMLVTHFINLSAARHGKIIRSVEKRAMELLRSYDWPGNVRQLRNVIDTSAIVTAGEVFSVEEELLFSTRPTKDAPLGSLRREMANHERKLIERALAEGQGRVSGPSGAATILRLPPSTLSARVKVLKIDVSKFKPHPA; encoded by the coding sequence TTGCAGGAACTCAACCTCGCTCTGCAGAGCGGGCTAGCTGTCATCCAGAGGAACAAGTTCGAGCAGATGATCGGCGCTTCTTCTGCGTTCCAGCGTACGCTGAACCGGGTCGAGCAGGTCGCTTCTACTGATGCTACCGTCCTCATTACCGGCGAGACGGGCACCGGTAAAGAGCTCATCGCTCAGGCAATCCATAAAAAGTCGAAGCGCGGACGTATGGTTTTCCGCAGTATCAATTGCGCTGCAATACCTGCAACTCTCATGGCTACAGAGCTCTTCGGTCACGAAAGAGGGGCGTTCACCGGCGCCTATCGACAGCGCATAGGTCAATTCGAATTGGCCTCAGGGGGTACACTTTTCCTGGACGAAATCGCTGAGATCTCGATTGAGATGCAAGCGATGCTGCTGCGCGTCCTCGAGGACCACAGATTCGAGCGGCTGGGGGGAGGGAAGTCGATCCTCTCGGATGTGCGTGTTATCGCCGCGACGAATCGCGATCTTCAGGGAGCCATGCGAGCGGGCGAACTCCGTCCCGACCTCTTTTATCGGCTCAATGGCTTTCCTATCGAAGTGGCACCTCTGCGCGAGCGCAGGGACGATATCCAGATGCTGGTAACCCACTTCATCAACCTTTCTGCCGCCAGGCACGGAAAAATAATTCGAAGTGTCGAAAAGCGCGCTATGGAATTGCTGCGTTCCTACGATTGGCCGGGGAACGTACGTCAATTGCGAAACGTCATTGATACATCCGCAATTGTTACGGCGGGCGAGGTCTTCTCGGTCGAGGAAGAGCTGTTATTCAGCACGCGGCCCACCAAGGACGCGCCCCTCGGTTCTCTGCGACGGGAGATGGCGAATCATGAACGGAAGCTGATTGAGCGCGCATTGGCAGAGGGACAGGGTCGTGTCTCTGGCCCATCCGGCGCGGCGACGATCCTCCGTCTACCGCCGTCGACCCTTTCTGCAAGAGTTAAGGTTCTCAAGATCGACGTGTCCAAATTCAAGCCCCATCCTGCCTAG
- a CDS encoding helix-turn-helix domain-containing protein: MMEGIGAQLHAARARWGLTLREVEERSNLLAQQWGNPSFKISASWLDRVERENRELSAAKLIVLAYIYGLTPDQMLGLCQGPSESPAQLEQISSPNSTQLLLQGPLEHHARLWLPDTLVTDQPPEDTFLLPSDQTTLPSHYRRGVIGRRDRTMEPMIRAGSIVLIDIQKRAIAGRKDWNNEFDRPIYFLFTRTGYVCGFCEVDKKAEWLTLVPHNLSYETNKRWKYRKEIEVVGMVAGVFTRRVA, from the coding sequence ATGATGGAGGGCATAGGCGCTCAACTTCATGCGGCCCGGGCTAGGTGGGGCCTCACCTTACGAGAAGTCGAAGAACGAAGTAATCTTCTTGCGCAGCAGTGGGGCAATCCTTCGTTCAAAATCTCCGCCAGCTGGCTCGATCGGGTAGAACGTGAAAATCGTGAATTGTCAGCCGCAAAACTGATCGTTTTGGCGTATATATACGGTCTTACTCCTGATCAAATGCTGGGCCTTTGCCAAGGGCCGAGCGAGAGTCCGGCGCAGCTCGAACAAATCTCCAGTCCGAATTCCACTCAGCTTCTGCTACAAGGACCATTAGAGCACCATGCAAGACTCTGGCTACCAGATACCTTAGTGACCGATCAACCACCCGAAGATACGTTTCTTCTTCCATCCGACCAGACAACACTGCCCAGCCACTATCGACGCGGCGTCATTGGTCGCCGGGATCGAACGATGGAGCCAATGATTCGAGCCGGCTCGATTGTATTGATTGATATACAGAAACGAGCTATCGCCGGCAGGAAGGATTGGAACAATGAGTTCGACAGGCCGATCTACTTCCTGTTCACCAGGACCGGTTATGTTTGTGGCTTTTGCGAAGTGGACAAGAAAGCGGAATGGTTGACGCTTGTGCCACACAATTTGTCATATGAAACCAACAAGCGATGGAAATACAGGAAAGAGATAGAAGTGGTGGGTATGGTCGCTGGGGTCTTTACGCGGCGCGTCGCTTGA
- a CDS encoding PLP-dependent aminotransferase family protein has product MQLAIPISRKGDPLFRQVYSGVRQAILSGALRSGERLPSTRDLAEQLGLSRTVVLLAYDHLLAEGFVTGQAGAGTFVSAGMSRNVAPGTRGLARMQLSRFGKVVSESIAMVNTPLPRPKAPRYNFIYGRSDLTTFPFAVWRRLLARQAREGSTKQFDYGSALGNAELRAAICAHLRRSRAVVCEPEEVIIVNGSQQALDLVIRVLVDPGDTVALEDPHYDGIRGALRAAGARLRGVPVDREGLDPARLPDDARLILVTPSHQFPTGAILSLERRLALLDWARRENAVIVEDDYDGEFHYAGRPVESLQGLDREGRIVYIGTFSRTVFPSMRIGYVIAPTSLVPALTSAKWVSDLHSASLEQQTLANFIAGGMYERHLRRLRKKNTARRSALLESVANYLGDRVEVTGDGAGAQVVLWPRKKVVEQEVVEAAALRGVGIYGMAHCWLGRPARPAFILGYACLSEQEIREGIRFLASIL; this is encoded by the coding sequence ATGCAACTTGCGATACCAATCTCACGCAAAGGTGATCCGCTGTTTCGGCAGGTATACAGCGGTGTACGTCAGGCGATCCTAAGCGGAGCGCTCCGCTCCGGCGAGCGTCTTCCCTCGACCAGAGATCTCGCCGAGCAGCTCGGCCTCTCGCGAACAGTGGTCCTGCTCGCCTACGACCACCTACTCGCGGAGGGATTCGTTACCGGACAAGCGGGTGCAGGCACCTTCGTCTCCGCCGGGATGTCACGCAACGTGGCTCCGGGCACCCGCGGCCTCGCGCGCATGCAGTTATCACGCTTCGGAAAAGTTGTGAGCGAATCGATTGCGATGGTGAACACCCCACTGCCCCGTCCCAAAGCTCCGCGCTACAACTTCATCTACGGCCGCAGTGACCTGACCACGTTTCCCTTCGCCGTCTGGCGTCGGCTGCTTGCGCGGCAGGCGCGCGAGGGATCGACAAAGCAGTTCGACTACGGATCGGCCTTAGGCAATGCAGAACTGCGTGCGGCCATCTGCGCACACCTGCGCCGTTCGCGTGCGGTAGTGTGCGAGCCGGAAGAGGTGATCATCGTCAACGGATCGCAGCAGGCACTCGATCTGGTGATCCGCGTTCTGGTCGATCCCGGCGACACGGTTGCGCTCGAAGACCCCCACTACGACGGCATCCGTGGGGCATTGCGCGCAGCAGGAGCGCGGCTGCGCGGAGTTCCTGTAGATCGCGAAGGTCTCGATCCGGCGCGGCTACCCGACGATGCCCGCTTGATCTTAGTCACACCCTCGCACCAGTTTCCAACCGGCGCGATCCTTTCGCTGGAGCGAAGGCTGGCGCTGCTCGACTGGGCGCGGCGCGAAAACGCCGTGATCGTCGAAGACGACTACGATGGCGAGTTCCACTATGCAGGCCGTCCTGTGGAATCGCTGCAGGGCCTCGACCGCGAAGGGCGCATCGTGTACATCGGAACGTTCTCGCGAACGGTCTTCCCCTCCATGCGCATCGGCTACGTCATCGCGCCAACGTCGCTGGTTCCGGCACTCACCTCGGCAAAATGGGTGAGCGATCTGCACTCGGCATCGCTCGAGCAGCAAACCCTAGCGAACTTTATCGCGGGCGGCATGTATGAGCGTCATCTACGGCGATTGAGGAAGAAGAACACAGCGCGTCGATCAGCGCTGCTGGAATCTGTCGCGAACTATCTGGGGGATCGCGTGGAGGTAACGGGCGATGGTGCAGGAGCGCAAGTGGTGCTGTGGCCGCGCAAAAAGGTGGTGGAGCAAGAAGTCGTCGAAGCGGCGGCACTAAGGGGTGTCGGAATCTACGGAATGGCGCACTGTTGGCTTGGCCGGCCAGCGCGTCCTGCCTTCATCCTCGGCTACGCATGCCTCAGTGAGCAGGAGATTCGAGAAGGAATCCGGTTCTTGGCGTCGATCCTCTAG
- a CDS encoding TetR/AcrR family transcriptional regulator: MRLFWSRGYDAISMADLRAELGITQASLYAAFGSKEQLFQEAVELYRQTAGFSTTAALATGDSTREAVHAMLQAAVDAYSAPDSPGGCLLILGATNCPVESKTVQEHLLAIRRQITQSILDRLKKGQHDGDVPTTAPLTAVTAYFSTVLHGLALQSRDGASRKTLTQVVEIAMADWQQMVRRPAEN; encoded by the coding sequence ATGCGACTCTTTTGGTCGCGCGGTTACGACGCCATTTCGATGGCGGATTTACGCGCGGAATTGGGCATTACGCAGGCGAGCCTCTATGCGGCGTTTGGAAGTAAAGAGCAGTTGTTCCAAGAGGCAGTCGAGCTTTACCGCCAAACGGCAGGCTTCAGTACGACGGCTGCCCTTGCAACGGGGGACAGTACTCGTGAAGCAGTCCATGCGATGTTGCAGGCCGCCGTGGATGCGTATTCCGCGCCAGATTCGCCTGGAGGCTGCTTACTGATTCTGGGAGCCACCAATTGCCCAGTGGAGAGCAAGACCGTGCAGGAGCACCTCTTAGCGATACGCCGCCAGATAACGCAATCCATTCTAGATCGCCTGAAAAAGGGGCAACACGATGGCGACGTCCCAACAACAGCACCCCTTACAGCCGTGACAGCGTACTTCTCGACCGTCCTTCACGGCCTCGCCCTGCAGTCACGAGATGGCGCTTCGCGAAAGACTCTCACGCAGGTAGTAGAGATTGCCATGGCGGATTGGCAACAGATGGTTAGAAGACCAGCTGAAAATTAG
- a CDS encoding alpha/beta fold hydrolase, whose product MSLNNRSSISFPPVFETREIETNGVTIHTRVGGQGPAVVMLHGFGTTGDMWIPMASALVGGHTVIVPDLRGLGLSSRASGGYDKKTQSHDVAGVMDALGVSRADFVTHDIGNMVGYAFAATSSDRVSHFIPIDAPLPGVGPWEQIVQDPRMWQFGFGGPDMERLVAGRERIYLDRFWNEFSLHPERFDEAKRQHYAELYALPGAIRAGFAQFAAFGQDALDSKTYLAKGKLTMPVLAIGGEAAFGTMMATVMRVAATDVQEAIVPDSGHWIMEENPVATTKLVADFLKS is encoded by the coding sequence ATGAGCCTCAACAACCGCAGTTCGATATCGTTTCCGCCAGTCTTCGAGACCCGCGAGATAGAAACCAATGGCGTAACCATCCATACGCGTGTGGGCGGTCAAGGACCTGCAGTAGTCATGCTGCACGGCTTTGGCACAACAGGCGATATGTGGATCCCGATGGCCTCCGCACTCGTAGGCGGCCATACCGTCATCGTGCCGGATTTACGCGGACTCGGACTGTCCTCCAGGGCGTCGGGAGGATACGACAAGAAGACGCAAAGCCACGATGTGGCAGGCGTGATGGATGCTCTGGGCGTGTCTCGCGCCGATTTCGTGACGCACGATATCGGGAACATGGTCGGTTACGCGTTCGCCGCTACGTCCTCAGACCGCGTTAGCCATTTCATCCCCATCGACGCCCCTCTTCCCGGAGTCGGTCCCTGGGAACAGATTGTGCAGGATCCCCGCATGTGGCAATTCGGTTTTGGGGGCCCTGACATGGAGCGACTCGTCGCCGGCCGAGAACGCATCTATCTCGACCGTTTCTGGAATGAGTTCTCCCTCCACCCCGAGCGATTCGATGAAGCGAAGCGCCAGCACTACGCAGAACTCTATGCATTGCCCGGTGCGATTCGCGCAGGCTTCGCACAGTTCGCCGCTTTCGGACAGGACGCGCTCGATAGCAAGACCTATCTCGCCAAGGGCAAACTTACCATGCCTGTTCTCGCCATCGGCGGCGAAGCAGCGTTCGGAACTATGATGGCGACAGTGATGCGTGTAGCTGCAACGGATGTGCAGGAGGCAATCGTCCCAGACTCCGGTCATTGGATTATGGAGGAGAATCCAGTCGCAACCACCAAACTCGTTGCTGACTTCCTGAAATCGTGA